AAGTTCCGGGCCATCAAACAGACTATCGCGTGCCAGTTTACGCCAACTTTGATGGAAGAAAGGTACTGGTCGATACATTTGAGTATAAAACTGGCAAATGGACCAAGTTGAGTGCACTTCCCTTTGGCAGAATGACCAATGCAGCCGTAAGGTACAATGGCAACTCGGCTTCTGTTTATTTGGGTGCATTTTCTCCGAGCGAGAAAAATGGCGACATCTACAACTATGATTTTACAGCCAATAGTTGGGGAGCGCCTACTGCACTTGCCGACGAAGAATACTTTGTAGAAGGGGCATTCTACACGCCCAATGGCTTTTTTGGCGCTGGTGCTACACGCATCATTGAAGGGTTTTCAGGGTTTATATATACCCTCACTGATCGGTTTGGTAAATTGGAAAGCGATGGCACCATTACGGATCTTGGGTCTACACCAGTTTCGGGTGTAAAACCTCTGGCCTTTTACGTCGATCAGGATTTGATCGTGTTGGGTGGACTTAACAGTGGAGAGGCCATCTGGCGATATGCTGATAGCGAATGGTCCTACCTGGGCCAGCTACCTTTTGCAGTCAACACCACAGTACCAAATACCTATTACAATGGCTCAATCTACCTCTTCAACACTGAGGACAACACGGTCTGGATGTATGATCTTTCTACGCTGGAGTTCACTAAGTTCACTGATTTGAGCATGAATGTTCAATCCGGTGCCTCCTACTTCCTCAGCGGTAAATTCCTGATATTCGGCCTTTTCCCATTCCAATCAGCCATGTACCAGTTGAATCTGGAAACGGGCGAGGTATTGATAAAGAACAATTTTGAAGGAATGGCATCACTATCCACCGACATTCAATTTACGGAAGGTGGAGACCTGTACGTTATCAGAGGTGCTTCCAGTACTGAAAGTACCGAATTCTGGAAGTACCAACCGTTTACTTTTAAGCAATAGTTATTTCAATTGAATATGGTAATCGAAAAAACCCATCCTATGGCTCTTGTTTCGCTGACTTACTAGACTAGAAAATGAAAATAAAATATTTAGCATTGACCTTATTTATCAGTCTGTCCATGACGGCAGTGGGTCAGGATATCATCACCATCAATGGAAAGGAATTCTCCGGCAACAAGGGATATATCTACGGTAAACTCATGGACAAGGAAACCGGTGAGGACATCATAGGGGCGATCGTTTCCATTCCTGCA
This Marinoscillum sp. 108 DNA region includes the following protein-coding sequences:
- a CDS encoding IPT/TIG domain-containing protein — its product is MQKIIYALLIAGSLSGCFFNEITDSETVVLLEDVIYVSSNDIRLLGRLYSLEGTASDHGFEFSKDETFSAPEVVSLGEKKTVGLFFSEFNLLEEKTAYYYRAFVISGNNKFYSDIRSISTFEGSVNTVSSLYGESGDQIEIIGTNFTTEMSILFGETTAVVKSRLGGYKLKIEVPGHQTDYRVPVYANFDGRKVLVDTFEYKTGKWTKLSALPFGRMTNAAVRYNGNSASVYLGAFSPSEKNGDIYNYDFTANSWGAPTALADEEYFVEGAFYTPNGFFGAGATRIIEGFSGFIYTLTDRFGKLESDGTITDLGSTPVSGVKPLAFYVDQDLIVLGGLNSGEAIWRYADSEWSYLGQLPFAVNTTVPNTYYNGSIYLFNTEDNTVWMYDLSTLEFTKFTDLSMNVQSGASYFLSGKFLIFGLFPFQSAMYQLNLETGEVLIKNNFEGMASLSTDIQFTEGGDLYVIRGASSTESTEFWKYQPFTFKQ